One Burkholderia sp. PAMC 26561 genomic window carries:
- a CDS encoding ATP-binding protein has product MHSIRRQLLVWLLALVIVGVGFAGWLIYRQALAEANELFDYQLEQIAAALPSEPFSSVLQSRSDSDEGVVIQIWNRNGVLMYYSHPRVPLAPHAELGFSTEATARGEWRVYSAIVGDNVVQLAQPLSIRNRLAAGVAWRTLWPLVLLLPLLGMAIWIIVGRGLMPLQRVTRALDTRHPEALEHLPDNRLPEEVVPVVRALNALLDRLATALDTQKAFVADAAHELRTPLAAVQIQSQLVARAKDDDSRKEALDDLQAGITRATRLAEQLLALARSEPDGKNTTTPVDLHALLDECVGASVLVAQQRGVDLGIEATEAATVAGDPNALRVMFNNLIDNATKYTPDGGRVDVCLRVDEGRPVVEISDNGPGIPAEERERVFDRFYRVGASADRARTDVAGSGLGLAIVRRIAEQHGAAVSLAESKGGGLLVSIRFNAA; this is encoded by the coding sequence ATGCATTCAATTCGACGCCAACTGCTGGTGTGGCTGCTGGCGTTGGTTATCGTCGGCGTGGGGTTTGCGGGCTGGCTGATCTACCGGCAGGCGCTCGCCGAAGCCAACGAACTTTTCGATTACCAGCTCGAGCAGATTGCGGCGGCGTTGCCATCGGAACCGTTCTCGTCGGTGCTGCAATCACGCAGCGACAGCGACGAAGGCGTCGTGATCCAGATCTGGAACCGCAACGGCGTGCTGATGTATTACTCGCATCCGCGCGTGCCGCTCGCGCCGCATGCCGAACTCGGCTTTTCCACCGAAGCCACCGCGCGCGGCGAATGGCGCGTATATAGCGCGATCGTCGGCGACAACGTCGTGCAGCTTGCGCAGCCGCTGTCCATCCGCAACCGGCTTGCGGCCGGCGTCGCATGGCGTACCTTGTGGCCGCTCGTGCTGTTGTTGCCGCTGCTCGGCATGGCGATATGGATCATCGTCGGGCGGGGTTTGATGCCGTTGCAGCGCGTGACGCGCGCACTCGATACGCGGCACCCGGAAGCGCTCGAACATCTCCCCGATAACCGCTTGCCCGAAGAAGTCGTGCCCGTGGTGCGCGCGCTGAACGCGCTGCTGGACCGCCTCGCGACCGCGCTCGATACACAAAAGGCCTTCGTGGCGGACGCCGCCCATGAACTTCGCACGCCGCTCGCCGCCGTGCAGATCCAGTCGCAACTCGTAGCCCGCGCGAAGGACGACGATTCGCGCAAGGAAGCGCTCGACGACCTGCAAGCCGGCATTACACGCGCGACGCGCCTGGCTGAGCAACTGCTTGCGCTCGCGCGCTCGGAACCCGACGGCAAGAACACGACCACGCCTGTCGACCTGCATGCGCTGCTCGACGAATGCGTCGGCGCATCGGTGCTGGTGGCGCAGCAGCGCGGCGTGGACCTGGGCATCGAGGCAACCGAGGCGGCGACCGTTGCGGGCGACCCGAACGCGTTGCGCGTGATGTTCAACAATCTCATCGATAACGCCACGAAATACACGCCCGATGGCGGCCGCGTCGACGTTTGCCTGCGCGTGGACGAAGGCCGCCCGGTCGTCGAAATCTCCGATAACGGCCCCGGCATTCCCGCCGAGGAACGCGAGCGTGTGTTCGACCGGTTTTATCGTGTGGGAGCGAGCGCCGACCGTGCGCGAACGGACGTGGCGGGCAGCGGCCTGGGGCTTGCCATCGTGCGCCGGATCGCCGAGCAGCATGGCGCGGCGGTCTCGCTTGCAGAATCGAAAGGTGGCGGTCTGCTGGTATCGATACGCTTCAATGCGGCCTGA
- a CDS encoding DegQ family serine endoprotease has product MKAKIITRSAVAVAVAVALSAGYVAGNHNVAAPQVITPAQAAMMPAEAAAKTGIPDFSGLVETYGPAVVNISAKHVVKTAARRGMNGGMNGGANGGNPQLPIDPSDPFYQFFKHFYGNGVPGMGGDGNGPNASDTPSESLGSGFIVSSDGYILTNAHVVDGANVVTVKTTDKREYRAKVVGADKQSDVAVLKIEAKNLPIVKIGDPNGSKVGQWVVAIGSPYGFDNTVTSGIISAKSRSLPNENYTPFIQTDVPVNPGNSGGPLFNLQGEVIGINSMIYSQTGGFQGLSFAIPINEAIKVKDALIKTGHVDRGRLGVTVQGMNQTLAKSFGMQSANGALVSSVEPGGPAAKAGLQPGDVILSVNGLAVADSNSLPAQVAGLPPGSTAKVQVWREKGTKDLTVTVGALSDAKTASTGGADKSESASQDARLGVAVRPLTPEEKQSASLSRGLLVQQAGGAAESAGIQAGDVILAVNGQPVTTVDQLKTMVKNAGDSIALLIQRDDAQIFVPVDLG; this is encoded by the coding sequence ATGAAAGCGAAGATCATTACCCGCAGCGCCGTTGCGGTAGCCGTTGCAGTCGCCTTGTCGGCGGGTTACGTCGCCGGCAACCATAACGTCGCCGCGCCCCAGGTCATCACGCCGGCCCAGGCCGCGATGATGCCCGCCGAAGCCGCCGCCAAGACCGGCATCCCCGATTTTTCGGGACTCGTCGAAACCTACGGCCCGGCCGTCGTCAACATCAGCGCGAAACACGTCGTAAAGACGGCTGCGCGGCGTGGCATGAATGGCGGCATGAACGGCGGAGCAAATGGCGGCAACCCGCAACTGCCGATCGATCCGAGCGATCCGTTCTATCAGTTCTTCAAGCATTTCTACGGTAACGGCGTGCCTGGCATGGGCGGCGACGGCAATGGCCCGAACGCCTCCGATACCCCCAGCGAAAGCCTGGGCTCAGGGTTTATCGTGAGCAGCGACGGGTACATTTTGACCAACGCGCACGTGGTCGACGGCGCGAATGTCGTCACGGTGAAAACCACCGACAAACGCGAGTACCGCGCGAAAGTCGTGGGCGCCGACAAACAGTCGGACGTCGCGGTGCTGAAGATCGAAGCGAAGAACCTGCCGATCGTGAAGATCGGCGACCCGAACGGCAGCAAGGTCGGCCAGTGGGTGGTGGCGATCGGCTCGCCTTACGGTTTCGATAACACCGTCACCTCCGGCATCATCAGCGCAAAATCGCGTTCGTTGCCCAACGAGAACTACACGCCGTTCATCCAGACCGACGTACCGGTGAACCCGGGTAACTCGGGCGGACCGCTCTTCAACCTGCAAGGCGAAGTGATCGGCATCAATTCGATGATCTATTCGCAGACCGGCGGCTTCCAGGGTCTTTCGTTCGCAATCCCGATCAACGAAGCGATCAAGGTGAAGGACGCGCTGATCAAGACCGGACACGTGGACCGCGGTCGCCTTGGCGTGACGGTGCAGGGCATGAACCAGACGCTGGCGAAATCGTTCGGCATGCAAAGCGCGAACGGCGCACTGGTGAGTTCGGTGGAACCGGGCGGCCCTGCGGCGAAGGCGGGTCTCCAGCCCGGCGACGTGATTCTGTCGGTGAACGGCCTGGCCGTTGCGGATTCCAACTCGCTGCCGGCGCAAGTTGCCGGTCTGCCGCCTGGAAGCACGGCGAAGGTGCAGGTCTGGCGCGAGAAGGGTACGAAAGACCTGACGGTGACCGTCGGCGCGCTGAGCGACGCCAAGACCGCAAGCACGGGCGGTGCGGACAAGAGCGAATCGGCATCGCAGGACGCGCGTCTGGGCGTGGCAGTCCGGCCGCTGACGCCTGAAGAGAAGCAGAGCGCTTCGTTGTCGCGTGGTCTGCTGGTCCAGCAGGCGGGCGGAGCGGCGGAAAGCGCAGGCATCCAGGCCGGCGACGTGATCTTGGCGGTCAATGGCCAGCCGGTCACGACCGTCGATCAGTTGAAGACGATGGTCAAGAACGCCGGCGACAGCATCGCGCTGTTGATCCAGCGTGACGATGCGCAAATCTTCGTGCCGGTGGATCTCGGCTGA
- a CDS encoding DUF427 domain-containing protein, which produces MMNTDTHLIEISLNTRRHRVIHQGVTFADTQAALTLAETGLDPVHYFPRGDVNMARLARSAHTSHCPYKGEATYYHLLTEEGPIENAVWSYEEPLESATQIKGYLAFYPTRVDRIDETSGA; this is translated from the coding sequence ATGATGAACACCGACACCCATCTGATTGAAATTTCGCTGAACACGCGCCGGCATCGCGTGATCCATCAGGGCGTGACGTTCGCCGATACCCAGGCGGCCTTGACGCTCGCCGAAACCGGTCTTGACCCGGTGCATTATTTTCCCCGCGGCGACGTCAACATGGCGCGCCTCGCCAGGTCCGCGCACACCTCGCATTGCCCGTACAAGGGCGAAGCCACTTACTACCATTTGCTCACCGAAGAAGGTCCGATCGAAAACGCGGTCTGGAGTTACGAGGAACCGCTGGAAAGCGCCACGCAGATCAAGGGGTATCTGGCGTTCTATCCGACGCGCGTCGATCGTATCGATGAAACGTCGGGCGCCTGA
- a CDS encoding CoxG family protein produces the protein MEVADALRIPLAPALVREALGDLALVRASIDNCESLLRLAGGEYMLAMTVPLGALRSRYVIRAHVAEARRLPRHDEAEGEVDAQTLSFKARGEGVGSLRGQIAVALIPDANGESTWIEYTVWATLTGPLASLPPRQIENALREVADDFFADFCEVVRAKHGHPATQAPDAAVTRRHLFLRPIAMSAAFARPASAAAQKSRAAAADAIGGVLRHRLHGHAPRHHPHSMPAWAWAAMLGCVAIFLFLAQHYGLQ, from the coding sequence ATGGAAGTCGCCGATGCTTTACGCATTCCGCTCGCTCCCGCTCTCGTGCGTGAGGCGCTGGGCGACCTGGCGCTGGTGCGCGCGAGTATCGACAATTGCGAATCGCTCTTGCGGCTGGCCGGTGGCGAATACATGCTCGCGATGACCGTGCCGCTCGGCGCGCTGCGCTCGCGTTACGTCATCCGCGCACATGTAGCCGAAGCGCGCCGTTTGCCGCGGCATGACGAGGCCGAGGGCGAAGTCGATGCCCAGACCCTGAGTTTCAAGGCGCGCGGCGAGGGCGTGGGATCGTTGCGCGGACAGATCGCGGTGGCGCTGATTCCGGACGCGAACGGCGAATCGACGTGGATCGAATATACGGTTTGGGCAACGCTCACCGGACCGCTGGCGAGCTTGCCGCCGCGTCAGATCGAAAACGCGCTGCGCGAGGTGGCCGATGATTTTTTCGCCGACTTCTGCGAGGTGGTGCGCGCAAAGCACGGGCATCCGGCAACGCAAGCGCCGGACGCGGCAGTTACCCGACGGCATCTATTCCTGAGGCCCATCGCCATGTCTGCGGCGTTCGCGCGTCCGGCGAGCGCAGCGGCGCAGAAGTCGCGCGCCGCCGCGGCCGATGCCATAGGCGGCGTGTTGCGGCACAGGCTGCATGGGCATGCGCCGCGGCATCATCCGCACAGCATGCCCGCATGGGCATGGGCTGCAATGCTCGGCTGCGTTGCGATCTTTCTGTTTCTCGCGCAGCACTACGGGCTGCAATGA
- a CDS encoding TetR family transcriptional regulator has translation MVRRTKEEAAETRNGILDAAERVFFEKGVSRTTLADIALEAGVTRGAIYWHFANKGDLFTAMFDRSLLPLDELVEATLDTREPNPLGRMRDIFIWCMRNIALDEQRRRVFDILFLKCEFVEDMGPVRERHQTNMREGKEKIERGLLNAVDKGQLPAQLDTHHATTILHALFTGILYDSLMWPESIDLKNESERLIDSCFDVMRFSPSMLRPGE, from the coding sequence ATGGTCCGACGAACGAAGGAAGAAGCGGCGGAAACGCGCAACGGCATTCTGGACGCAGCCGAGCGGGTATTCTTCGAGAAAGGCGTGTCGCGAACAACATTGGCGGACATTGCGCTCGAAGCCGGCGTGACGCGCGGCGCAATTTACTGGCACTTTGCGAACAAGGGCGATCTTTTCACCGCCATGTTCGACCGCAGTCTGTTACCGCTCGACGAACTGGTGGAGGCGACGCTCGACACCAGGGAGCCCAATCCGCTTGGCCGGATGCGCGACATCTTCATCTGGTGCATGCGCAATATCGCACTGGACGAACAGCGGCGCCGCGTGTTCGATATCCTGTTTTTGAAATGCGAGTTCGTGGAAGACATGGGTCCGGTGCGCGAACGCCATCAGACGAACATGCGCGAAGGCAAGGAAAAGATTGAACGCGGGTTGTTGAACGCCGTCGATAAAGGCCAGTTGCCGGCACAACTCGACACCCACCACGCCACGACCATCCTTCATGCGCTCTTTACGGGCATTCTTTATGATTCGCTGATGTGGCCGGAAAGCATAGATCTGAAGAACGAATCGGAACGGTTGATCGACTCATGTTTCGATGTGATGCGTTTTAGCCCATCAATGCTGCGTCCGGGCGAATAA
- a CDS encoding efflux RND transporter periplasmic adaptor subunit: protein MRVERVPFRLITAATAALILAACGEKQSAPPPQTPEVGVVTVQPTTVPVVSELPGRTSAFLVAQVRARVDGIVQRREFTEGADVKAGQRLYKIDPAPYIAALNTAKATLAKAQANVATQNALAARYKVLVAANAVSKQDYDNAVASQGQAVADVASGKAAVDTAQINLGYTDVVSPITGRIGLSQVTPGAYVQASAATLLSTVQQLDPVYVDLTQSSVDGLKLRRDIQEGRLQTGGPNAAKVSLILEDGRTYSEQGKLQFSDVSVDQGTGSVTVRAIFPNKDRVLLPGMFVRARIDEGVNNKALVVPQVGVTHDQKGQPTALVVGPDNKVALRQLVTSGTFGSGWVVDSGLNAGDRVVVQGTDKARPGSTVKPVDAQLPPPGAQGASGADAGSAPAAAGASGAAASSAPAPASAAAASAASGA from the coding sequence ATGCGCGTCGAACGGGTTCCATTCCGCTTAATCACTGCCGCGACGGCTGCCCTAATTCTTGCAGCCTGCGGAGAAAAACAATCGGCACCGCCGCCCCAGACGCCTGAAGTCGGCGTCGTCACCGTCCAGCCGACCACCGTTCCTGTCGTCAGCGAATTGCCGGGCCGCACAAGTGCGTTTCTCGTCGCACAGGTGCGCGCTCGGGTCGACGGCATCGTGCAGCGTCGCGAGTTCACCGAAGGTGCAGATGTGAAGGCAGGCCAGCGCCTTTACAAGATCGATCCGGCGCCTTACATCGCGGCATTGAATACGGCCAAGGCCACGCTCGCGAAGGCCCAGGCCAACGTCGCCACGCAAAACGCGCTCGCCGCGCGCTACAAGGTGCTCGTCGCGGCAAACGCGGTCAGCAAGCAGGACTACGACAACGCGGTGGCATCGCAGGGACAGGCTGTCGCGGACGTGGCATCGGGTAAAGCCGCCGTCGATACCGCCCAGATCAACCTGGGCTACACGGACGTCGTGTCGCCTATCACGGGCCGTATCGGCTTGTCGCAGGTCACGCCGGGCGCTTATGTGCAGGCAAGCGCCGCCACGCTGCTCTCGACGGTCCAGCAACTGGATCCCGTGTATGTCGACCTGACGCAATCGAGCGTGGACGGCCTCAAGCTGCGCCGCGACATTCAGGAAGGGCGCCTGCAGACGGGCGGCCCGAACGCCGCCAAGGTCTCGCTGATCCTGGAAGACGGGCGCACCTATTCGGAACAGGGCAAGTTGCAGTTCTCGGACGTGAGCGTGGACCAGGGCACGGGTTCGGTGACCGTGCGCGCGATTTTCCCGAACAAGGACCGTGTGCTGTTGCCGGGCATGTTCGTGCGCGCCCGTATCGACGAAGGCGTCAACAACAAGGCGCTGGTCGTGCCGCAAGTCGGCGTGACGCATGACCAGAAGGGCCAGCCTACGGCGCTCGTGGTCGGACCGGACAACAAGGTGGCGTTGCGTCAGTTGGTGACGTCCGGCACGTTCGGTTCGGGATGGGTGGTCGACAGCGGCCTGAATGCGGGTGACCGCGTGGTCGTGCAGGGCACGGACAAGGCGCGGCCGGGTTCGACGGTCAAGCCGGTCGACGCGCAACTGCCGCCGCCAGGCGCCCAGGGTGCTTCCGGCGCTGACGCAGGCTCGGCTCCGGCGGCTGCCGGCGCCAGCGGCGCGGCGGCTTCGAGCGCTCCGGCACCGGCTTCCGCCGCGGCAGCTTCCGCAGCATCAGGCGCGTAA
- a CDS encoding efflux RND transporter permease subunit: MAKFFIDRPIFAWVIAIILMLAGIASIFTLPIAQYPTIAPPAIQISATYPGASATTVENTVTQVIEQQMSGLDHLLYLSSTSDDSGTATITLTFAAGTNPDIAQVQVQNKLQLATPLLPQAVQQLGTKVTKSSSSFLVVMAFVSTDGSMGRYDLANYVASKIQDPVSRIDGVGTVTLFGSQFAMRIWLDATKLNNFQLTPIDVKNAVSNQNVQVAGGGLGGTPAVPGQMLQATITEATLLQTPEQFGNILLKVNADGSQVRIKDVARIELGGENYNFDTKYNGQPTAGFGIQLATGANALNTAKLVRAKIDDLSKYFPPGLVVKYPYDTTPFVKLSIEEVVKTLIEGIVLVFLVMYLFLQNLRATLIPTIAVPVVLLGTFAVMGLVGFSINTLSMFGLVLAIGLLVDDAIVVVENVERVMAEEGLSPKEATRKAMDQITGALVGVALVLSAVFVPVAFSGGSVGAIYRQFSLTIVAAMILSVLTALILTPALCATILKPIDKDHHVEKKGFFGWFNRMFTKSQDKYHSGVEHVIKRSGRWLIIYLVVIVAVGFLFVRLPKSFLPDEDQGTMFVIVQAPAGSTQERTAKVLADISDWLLKDQKDIVEAVFTVNGFSFAGRGQNSGLVFVRMKDYAQRQHADQKVGALVGRMFGHFSSYKDAMVIPVNPPSIPELGTASGFDFELEDRSGLGHDALIQARNMLLGMAAKDPTLAQVRPNGLNDTPQFKVNIDREKASALGVSPADIDNVFSIAWGSAYVNNFLDVDNRIKKVYIQGDAPFRMNPEDLNDWYVRNSSGGMVPFGAFGSGKWIYGSPKLERYNGISAVEIQGAAGPGKSTGQAMAAIEAIAAKLPAGIGYEWTGLSLQERQSGSQAPILYGISILVVFLCLAALYESWSIPFSVIMVVPLGILGALLAATLRGLENDVFFQVGLLTTVGLSAKNAILIVEFARDLRSQGRTTVEAAMEAARLRLRPILMTSLAFILGVLPLAISNGAGSASQHAIGTGVIGGMLTATFLAIFMIPMFFVVISKISHDKGTPHHEHGGTPAPAKEGN; the protein is encoded by the coding sequence ATGGCAAAGTTCTTTATCGATCGCCCGATTTTTGCGTGGGTGATCGCGATTATTCTGATGCTGGCGGGGATCGCTTCGATCTTCACCTTGCCGATCGCGCAGTACCCGACGATCGCGCCGCCAGCCATTCAGATCAGTGCTACGTACCCGGGTGCATCGGCTACGACGGTCGAAAACACGGTGACGCAGGTAATCGAGCAGCAGATGAGCGGCCTCGATCACTTGCTGTACCTGTCGTCGACCAGCGATGACTCCGGCACGGCCACCATCACGCTGACGTTCGCCGCCGGCACCAACCCCGACATTGCTCAGGTTCAGGTGCAGAACAAGTTGCAGCTCGCAACGCCGCTCTTGCCGCAGGCCGTACAGCAGCTCGGCACGAAAGTGACGAAGTCGAGCAGCAGCTTCCTGGTGGTGATGGCGTTCGTGTCGACCGACGGCAGCATGGGCCGTTACGACCTGGCGAACTATGTGGCGTCGAAGATCCAGGATCCGGTCAGTCGTATCGACGGGGTGGGTACGGTCACGCTGTTCGGCTCGCAGTTCGCCATGCGAATATGGCTGGACGCAACCAAGCTCAACAACTTCCAGCTAACACCAATCGATGTCAAAAACGCCGTATCCAACCAGAACGTGCAGGTTGCGGGCGGCGGTCTCGGCGGCACGCCGGCGGTGCCTGGCCAGATGCTGCAGGCGACCATTACGGAAGCCACGCTGCTGCAAACGCCCGAGCAGTTCGGCAACATCCTGCTGAAGGTCAACGCGGATGGCTCGCAGGTGCGCATCAAGGACGTCGCGCGCATCGAGCTGGGCGGTGAGAACTACAACTTCGACACGAAGTACAACGGTCAGCCGACCGCCGGCTTCGGTATCCAGCTTGCCACGGGCGCCAACGCGCTGAATACGGCAAAACTGGTGCGCGCGAAAATCGACGATCTGTCGAAGTATTTCCCGCCGGGTCTCGTCGTGAAGTATCCGTACGACACCACGCCGTTCGTGAAGCTGTCCATTGAAGAAGTGGTCAAGACGCTGATCGAAGGTATCGTGCTGGTGTTCCTGGTCATGTACCTGTTCCTGCAGAACCTGCGCGCCACGCTGATCCCGACGATCGCCGTGCCGGTGGTGCTGCTGGGCACGTTCGCGGTCATGGGACTGGTCGGATTCTCGATCAACACGCTCTCCATGTTCGGGTTGGTGCTCGCCATCGGCTTGCTGGTGGACGATGCCATCGTGGTGGTGGAAAACGTCGAGCGGGTGATGGCCGAGGAGGGACTGTCTCCGAAGGAGGCGACCCGCAAGGCCATGGACCAGATCACTGGCGCACTGGTCGGCGTGGCGCTCGTGCTGTCGGCGGTGTTCGTGCCGGTGGCGTTCTCGGGCGGTTCCGTCGGCGCGATTTATCGTCAGTTTTCGCTGACCATTGTTGCGGCCATGATCTTGTCCGTGCTCACCGCGTTGATTCTGACGCCGGCATTGTGCGCGACGATCCTGAAGCCTATCGACAAGGACCATCACGTCGAAAAGAAGGGTTTCTTCGGCTGGTTCAACCGGATGTTCACGAAGAGCCAGGACAAGTATCACAGCGGCGTGGAGCACGTGATCAAGCGCTCGGGCCGTTGGCTCATCATCTATCTCGTGGTGATCGTGGCGGTGGGTTTCCTGTTCGTGCGTCTGCCGAAGTCGTTCCTGCCTGACGAAGACCAGGGCACCATGTTCGTGATCGTCCAGGCGCCGGCAGGCTCGACGCAGGAACGCACGGCCAAGGTTCTCGCCGATATCTCCGACTGGCTGCTGAAAGACCAGAAGGACATCGTCGAAGCCGTGTTTACGGTGAACGGTTTCAGCTTCGCCGGCCGTGGCCAGAACTCGGGTCTCGTGTTCGTGCGGATGAAGGACTACGCGCAACGACAGCACGCGGACCAGAAGGTGGGCGCGCTGGTCGGGCGCATGTTCGGGCACTTCTCGTCGTACAAGGACGCGATGGTGATTCCGGTGAACCCGCCGTCGATTCCTGAACTCGGCACGGCGTCGGGCTTCGACTTCGAGCTTGAGGATCGTTCGGGTCTCGGTCACGACGCACTGATCCAGGCACGAAACATGTTGCTCGGCATGGCCGCGAAGGACCCGACGCTTGCGCAGGTCCGTCCGAACGGCTTGAACGATACGCCGCAGTTCAAGGTGAACATCGATCGTGAGAAGGCGAGTGCGCTGGGCGTGTCGCCGGCGGATATCGACAATGTGTTCTCGATTGCGTGGGGTTCGGCGTATGTGAACAACTTCCTCGACGTCGATAACCGGATCAAAAAGGTCTACATCCAGGGCGACGCGCCGTTCCGCATGAACCCGGAAGACCTGAACGACTGGTATGTGCGCAACAGTTCCGGTGGCATGGTGCCGTTCGGTGCATTCGGCTCGGGCAAGTGGATCTACGGTTCGCCGAAGCTCGAACGCTACAACGGTATTTCCGCAGTGGAAATCCAGGGTGCGGCGGGTCCGGGCAAGTCGACGGGTCAGGCCATGGCGGCAATCGAGGCCATCGCGGCGAAGTTGCCGGCCGGTATTGGTTACGAATGGACGGGCTTGTCGCTGCAGGAACGTCAGTCGGGTTCGCAGGCGCCGATTCTTTACGGCATCTCGATTCTCGTCGTGTTCTTGTGTCTCGCGGCGCTGTATGAAAGCTGGTCGATTCCGTTCTCGGTGATTATGGTCGTGCCGCTCGGTATTCTGGGCGCGTTGCTCGCGGCTACCTTGCGCGGACTGGAAAACGATGTGTTCTTCCAGGTCGGCCTGTTGACTACGGTGGGGTTGTCGGCGAAGAACGCAATTTTGATCGTGGAATTCGCACGCGACTTGCGCTCGCAGGGCCGAACGACGGTCGAGGCGGCCATGGAAGCGGCGCGCTTGCGGTTGCGCCCGATCCTGATGACGTCGCTCGCATTTATTCTCGGCGTGCTGCCGCTCGCGATCAGTAACGGCGCGGGTTCGGCAAGCCAGCACGCGATCGGTACGGGCGTGATCGGCGGGATGTTGACGGCGACCTTCCTGGCGATTTTCATGATCCCGATGTTCTTTGTCGTGATCAGCAAGATCAGCCATGACAAGGGCACGCCGCATCACGAACACGGTGGCACGCCTGCTCCGGCCAAGGAAGGAAATTGA
- a CDS encoding efflux transporter outer membrane subunit, which yields MLKHSLIAAAVALFAAGCTMAPKYVRPAAPVDQTFPQGGVYDKQPTATSGDASNRTANAKPAVDIGWRDFFADARLQRIVEIALKNNRDLRVSMLNVASARAQYQITRAGLFPTLDAVGSQTKQRTPKDLSFFNQTISNQYSVGVNASWEIDFFGRIQSLKDQALAQYFALAETRKAAEISLVSQVADQYLTMLSADDQLTVTRNTLKTADESYRITKLQFDNGVGTELDVRQAQGVQQQAAANLQSQMRLRAQAENALVLLVGEPLPADLPPGLPLDSQNLLADIPADLPSDLLARRPDIASAEQSLLAANANIGAARAAFFPKISLTGSFGTLSPSLGGLFKPGSAAWSFAPQISIPIFEGGTNIANLDVAQIQKRIEIANYEKAIQTAFREVADGLAARGTYDQQITALESFTKSQSRRLELSDLRYRNGVDSYLSVLTAQDDLYTAQQLLISARLDRATNLVDLYRELGGGWIENAGDQPRPADLIPDYRDIGTPATAAPAAASSATVGSVSTGPAKLVPVQHLVPVAKPQVDAEGKAVGSAG from the coding sequence ATGCTAAAACACTCCTTGATAGCGGCAGCGGTCGCGCTTTTCGCGGCTGGCTGCACCATGGCGCCGAAGTATGTGCGCCCGGCGGCGCCAGTCGACCAGACGTTCCCGCAAGGCGGCGTCTACGACAAGCAGCCGACCGCCACCTCGGGCGATGCAAGCAACCGCACGGCCAATGCAAAACCGGCGGTGGATATCGGCTGGCGTGATTTTTTCGCCGATGCCCGCTTGCAGCGGATCGTTGAAATTGCGTTAAAGAACAACCGTGATCTGCGCGTGTCCATGCTCAACGTCGCTTCGGCGCGCGCGCAGTACCAGATCACACGCGCCGGTTTGTTTCCGACACTCGATGCAGTCGGCTCGCAAACCAAGCAGCGCACGCCGAAGGATTTATCGTTCTTCAACCAGACCATTTCGAACCAGTATTCGGTGGGTGTGAATGCATCGTGGGAAATCGACTTCTTCGGGCGGATTCAAAGCCTGAAGGATCAGGCCCTGGCGCAATACTTCGCGCTGGCTGAGACTCGCAAGGCGGCGGAAATTTCGCTCGTCTCGCAAGTCGCCGATCAGTACCTGACCATGCTTTCGGCCGACGACCAGCTCACCGTCACGCGCAACACGCTGAAGACGGCGGACGAGTCGTATCGGATCACGAAGCTGCAGTTCGATAACGGCGTGGGTACCGAGCTCGATGTGCGTCAGGCGCAAGGCGTTCAGCAACAGGCTGCCGCCAACCTGCAGTCACAAATGCGTTTGCGGGCGCAGGCCGAGAATGCGCTGGTGCTGCTGGTAGGCGAGCCGTTGCCCGCCGATCTGCCGCCTGGCTTGCCGCTCGACAGCCAGAACCTGCTCGCCGATATCCCGGCCGACTTGCCGTCCGACCTGCTCGCGCGGCGTCCGGACATTGCGTCGGCGGAGCAGTCGTTGCTCGCGGCTAACGCGAACATCGGCGCGGCGCGCGCAGCGTTCTTCCCGAAAATCTCCCTGACGGGAAGTTTCGGGACCTTGTCGCCGTCGCTGGGCGGATTGTTCAAGCCGGGTTCGGCGGCGTGGTCGTTCGCGCCGCAGATTTCGATTCCGATCTTCGAGGGCGGCACGAACATCGCCAATCTCGACGTGGCGCAGATTCAGAAGCGCATCGAAATCGCGAACTACGAGAAGGCGATTCAAACTGCATTCCGCGAAGTGGCGGACGGTCTGGCGGCACGCGGCACTTACGATCAGCAGATCACAGCGCTCGAATCGTTCACGAAGTCGCAGTCACGCCGTCTGGAATTGTCGGACCTGCGTTATCGCAACGGCGTGGACAGCTATCTCTCGGTGCTGACGGCGCAAGATGATTTGTACACCGCGCAGCAATTGCTGATATCGGCGCGGCTTGATCGCGCGACCAACCTTGTGGATTTGTATCGCGAGCTGGGTGGTGGCTGGATCGAGAATGCAGGCGATCAGCCACGTCCGGCGGATCTGATTCCGGATTACCGCGATATCGGTACGCCGGCGACGGCGGCTCCGGCTGCTGCTTCGAGTGCGACCGTGGGTTCGGTTTCCACAGGACCGGCGAAGCTGGTGCCGGTGCAGCATCTGGTCCCGGTTGCAAAGCCGCAAGTTGATGCTGAAGGGAAGGCGGTTGGGTCGGCGGGATAA